CGCCCCTCGAGGTAGGCAATGTTGCGCAGGCCCCGCGGGCTTTTGTCGAGATCATCCTTGCTTCGATACTTGCCGCTAAGGAAGCCATTGGCGAGCCCGTAGAAGGGAAGGATAGCGAGGCCGTGCGCGGTTGCGACGTCGTGCAATTCACCCTCCAGCTTCTCGCGTTCGACCAAGTTGTACCAGGTCTGCAGTGCACTGGGTCTGGTCAGCCCCTGCTTGTCCGCGGTGCGCAGGGCTTCGTCGAGCCGTGCGGGGGTGAACTGCGATAGCCCGATGCTGCGGACCTTGCCGGCCTTCACTAGCGCATCCATCGCGCCGAGGCTGTCGGCCAGCGGCACCTTTTCATCATCCTTGTGCTGGTAATAGAGATCGATCGTCTCGACCCCAAGGCGCAGCAGCGACGCATCGCATGCGCGCGCAATGACCTCAGGCGCCAGGCCTTCGAAGAAGCCGACCTTGGTCGCAATCTGGACGCGGTCGCGCTTTGACGGATCGCGCTTCAGCCAGCGGCCGATGACTCCTTCGCTTTCCCCGCCCTGATGGCCCGGGACCCAGGCCGAATACACGTCGGCGGTGTCGATCATCGTGCCGCCCGCAGCGACGAAGGCGTCGAGGATGGCGAAGCTCGCCGCCTCGTCAGCAGTCCAGCCGAACACATTCCCGCCCAGCACGAGGGGCGCGATTTCAATGCCGCTGCTTCCCAATGGGCGATGTTGCATAACCTGACTCCTGACCACCACTGGTTGCCGTCATTGCGAGGAGCGCAGCAACGGCGCAATCCAACATCGACGCGGCACGGCTTCACGTGGCTCGCAACGACCGCCTCACTTCGTTCACCACTTATTTGTAAAATTTAGCGACACCTATCGCCATGTCGGCGGAATTGACACTTATCGCACCCGGAGCGTGCCGGTGAACGGCCTCGTCGCGTTCTGGAGCTACGCACTGGCCGCATGCCTGTTCGTGTCGATCCTGCTGTGGCAGCTGCGCGCGCACGCGGCCGGGCCATCGCGGCTGTTGCTCGGGGCTTATTTCGCGACGGCGGTATGGGCTTCGGTCAGCGCCATTCGCGGACCCGTCGACATCCTGAGCGTTGTTTCCGAGACGATCCGCAATCTTGCCTGGATTGTCTTGCTCCACTCCATTTCCGGCGAATTGAAAAGCGATCCGCGGCGCGCCATCCGCTTGGTCTTTGGCGCGGTTGCGCTTGCTCTGGGCATCCAACTGGTACTCGACCTTCTACTTCTCGCGGTCCCAATGCCGCCGGACCTGTCGCGCGATGTCCTGTCGACCGCCTGGCTGCTACGGATCAGCCTCGCCGCGGGCGCGCTTGTCCTTCTGCACAACGTCTATGGGCAGGCGGCGCCGGAAAGCCGGGTGAACATCCGCTCGGCAATGCTCGGCCTCGCGCTCATCTGGGGCTACGACCTCAACCTTTATACCCTAGCTTATCTCGATGCGCAGGGCCTGCCCGCCTTGTTCAATTATCGCGGGCTATTCGTCGCGCTGATCGCGCCGTTGTTCGTGGCGGGACCTGCGCCGACAGGCATCCTGCGCATTCGCCTGTCGCGCGCAGCGACCTTCCAGTCGATCTCGCTGCTAACGATCTGCGTTTATTTCGCCGTCATGGCCGTGCTTGCCACGGCGCTTCGCCGCAGTGCCTGGGACTGGGGCAGCGCACTGACCGCCATCCTCCTCGCGACCATGATGATCGTGACGGCGGTCGTGGTGCTGTCGCAATGGGCGCGCGGCTGGGTCAAGGTGAAGCTGTCCAAGCATCTGTTCGAGCATCGCTACGACTATCGCAGCGAATGGCTTCGTTTCACCGAAACGCTTGGTCGCGCTGGCCCGGACGCCGCACCGCTCGGCGAGCGGATCGTGCAGGCTTTCGCCGAGATCGCCGATTCCCCCGGCGGCCTGCTCTTGGCGGGTGAGCCCGGCGGGTCGATCGAGGTCGGCGCTGAGTGGAACTGGCGCGGCGCTAATCCTTCGCCGCAACAGCTGCACGATTCCGGCGACTTCTGGAGCGATGTCGAGGCCCGCGGCCGAATCCTCGAGTTCGAAGGTATCCGGCACGGCTGGGCGAACGGCGGCGCGCCGTCGGAGCGCATGCCGCACTGGTTGATCGACGAGCCGAGCGCCTGGGCCGGCATTCCGCTGGTCCATCAGCAGCGGCTGGTCGGTGTCGTCATCCTTGCAGCGCCCGAATATCGTCGCGCGCTCGATTGGGAGGATTTCGATCTCCTGCGCACGGCGGGCGCGCAGGCGGCAAGTTCACTCGCCGAAGCGCAAGGCCAGGATGCGCTGGTGAAGGCCCAAAGGTTCGAGGAATTCAACCGGCGCTTCGCCTTCATCCTTCACGATGTGAAGAATCTGGTGAGCCAGCTGTCGCTTCTGTCCCGCAATGCGAAGCGGCACGCCGACAATCCCGATTTCCATGCCGATATGGTCGCGACGCTCCGAAGCTCGGTCGCCAAGATGAACGACCTCCTTGCGCGCCTGTCGCCGCACGCACCCGCGCGCGTGCAGAGCCTGGAGCCGCAGCCTTTGCGCCCGATCCTGTCCGCCGCCATCGCCGCCAAGCGCCGCGACCATGACATCCGCTTGCTCGGCGATTCGAGCATGTGGGCGAACGTCGATGCGTCGGCGCTCGAGCAAGCGCTCGGCCACATCCTGCAGAATGCCGTCGATGCCAGCACGACCCCAGTCGTGATGCGCGTGACCGACGCCGATCCCTTCGTCACCATCGCGATCTCCGACAAGGGATGCGGGATGGACGGAGACTTCGTCCGCAACCGCCTGTTCCAGCCGTTCGTGTCAACCAAGTCGGGTGGATTTGGCATCGGGTCGTTCGAGGCGCGTTCGCTGATCGCCGCAATGGGCGGCCACATCAGCGTCGACAGCCGGCCCGGCCAAGGGACCACCTTCTCCATCTCCGTGCCCGCCGCCGAACCGGCGCGCGAACCCCAGCCCCACCGTCAACGGAAGCGCGCATGACCCAGAAAAGCGACCTCCCCGTGCTGCTCGTCGTCGAGGATGACGAAGGCCTGCAGCGCCAGCTGAAATGGGCCTACGAAGGCTATCAGGTGGTCTGCGCCGGCGACCGCCAAAGTGCGCTCGACGCGGTGCGCATGCATGAACCTGCGGTGGTCACGCTCGACCTCGGCCTGCCGCCCGATCCCGACGGCACCGACGAGGGTTTCGCGACGCTCGAGGAGATCCTGCGGCTCCAGCCTGGGACCAAGGTCATCGTCGCCACCGGTCATGGCGCGCGCGAAAGCGCACTCAAGGCGGTCGGCATGGGCGCCTATGATTTTTACCGCAAGCCGGTCGACATCGACGATCTCGGCCTCATCGTCGCGCGCGCCTTTCACCTGCACGAGATCGAGGCGGAGAATCGTCGCCTGGAGGGTGACAGCGCCAGCGGCGGCACGGTGCTCGGGTCGATCGTCACCGGCGCGCCTGAAATGGCCAAGGTCGCCAAGACCGTCGAGCGCGTCGCCAGTGCGGACGTCGCCGTCATGCTGCTCGGCGCCAGCGGCACCGGCAAGGAGCTGCTCGCCCGCGCGGTGCATGAGAAGAGCGGCCGCAAGGGCGCCTTCATCGCCATCAACTGCGCCGCGATCCCGGAGAACCTGCTCGAGGCAGAGCTGTTCGGATACGAGCGCGGCGCGTTCACCGGCGCCGTCAAATCCAACGTCGGCAAGATCGAGCTGGCGCAGGGCGGGACATTGTTTCTCGACGAGGTCGGCGACATTCCTCTGCCGCTTCAGGTCAAGTTGCTGCGCTTCCTGCAGGAACGCGTAATCGAGCGGATTGGCGGTCGCCAGCCGATTGCGGTCGATACGCGGATCGTCTGCGCCACCCACCAGGATCTCGACACGATGCAGGCCGAGGGCCGCTTCCGCGAGGATCTCTATTACCGGCTGGCCGAGATCGTGGTGAAGATCCCGTCGCTGGCCGAGCGCGCGGGCGACGCCGTCTTGCTCGCGCGCCACTTCGTCAATCGCTTCAG
The sequence above is drawn from the Sphingomonas lutea genome and encodes:
- a CDS encoding aldo/keto reductase; this encodes MQHRPLGSSGIEIAPLVLGGNVFGWTADEAASFAILDAFVAAGGTMIDTADVYSAWVPGHQGGESEGVIGRWLKRDPSKRDRVQIATKVGFFEGLAPEVIARACDASLLRLGVETIDLYYQHKDDEKVPLADSLGAMDALVKAGKVRSIGLSQFTPARLDEALRTADKQGLTRPSALQTWYNLVEREKLEGELHDVATAHGLAILPFYGLANGFLSGKYRSKDDLDKSPRGLRNIAYLEGRGMAVLDALDAVARETGAPLATVALAWTMAQPGIAGVLASATSTEQLEELTGAMALTLTPDQMDRLSEASA
- the prsK gene encoding XrtA/PEP-CTERM system histidine kinase PrsK codes for the protein MNGLVAFWSYALAACLFVSILLWQLRAHAAGPSRLLLGAYFATAVWASVSAIRGPVDILSVVSETIRNLAWIVLLHSISGELKSDPRRAIRLVFGAVALALGIQLVLDLLLLAVPMPPDLSRDVLSTAWLLRISLAAGALVLLHNVYGQAAPESRVNIRSAMLGLALIWGYDLNLYTLAYLDAQGLPALFNYRGLFVALIAPLFVAGPAPTGILRIRLSRAATFQSISLLTICVYFAVMAVLATALRRSAWDWGSALTAILLATMMIVTAVVVLSQWARGWVKVKLSKHLFEHRYDYRSEWLRFTETLGRAGPDAAPLGERIVQAFAEIADSPGGLLLAGEPGGSIEVGAEWNWRGANPSPQQLHDSGDFWSDVEARGRILEFEGIRHGWANGGAPSERMPHWLIDEPSAWAGIPLVHQQRLVGVVILAAPEYRRALDWEDFDLLRTAGAQAASSLAEAQGQDALVKAQRFEEFNRRFAFILHDVKNLVSQLSLLSRNAKRHADNPDFHADMVATLRSSVAKMNDLLARLSPHAPARVQSLEPQPLRPILSAAIAAKRRDHDIRLLGDSSMWANVDASALEQALGHILQNAVDASTTPVVMRVTDADPFVTIAISDKGCGMDGDFVRNRLFQPFVSTKSGGFGIGSFEARSLIAAMGGHISVDSRPGQGTTFSISVPAAEPAREPQPHRQRKRA
- the prsR gene encoding PEP-CTERM-box response regulator transcription factor, whose product is MTQKSDLPVLLVVEDDEGLQRQLKWAYEGYQVVCAGDRQSALDAVRMHEPAVVTLDLGLPPDPDGTDEGFATLEEILRLQPGTKVIVATGHGARESALKAVGMGAYDFYRKPVDIDDLGLIVARAFHLHEIEAENRRLEGDSASGGTVLGSIVTGAPEMAKVAKTVERVASADVAVMLLGASGTGKELLARAVHEKSGRKGAFIAINCAAIPENLLEAELFGYERGAFTGAVKSNVGKIELAQGGTLFLDEVGDIPLPLQVKLLRFLQERVIERIGGRQPIAVDTRIVCATHQDLDTMQAEGRFREDLYYRLAEIVVKIPSLAERAGDAVLLARHFVNRFSRELNPSVQSLSADALAAIDAYAWPGNVRELENRVKRAVIMADGRSVLASDLDLPGGEAGPATAINLRAAREVADRTAIRQAMTRSDNNISGAARLLGISRPTLYDLIKQYRLQA